The following is a genomic window from Antechinus flavipes isolate AdamAnt ecotype Samford, QLD, Australia chromosome 3, AdamAnt_v2, whole genome shotgun sequence.
gttttatgaaatttgattcaaaattaattgtgaatcttgaagtttaaagtttaaaaaaagatgatttaaagacaagggaaaagagattgatttacaaaagcaattaatagtttaaatagagcatctagtcggaaggatttttggtttaggagtgtttaaagtatgtaataaattttgagcaagtaagcattgggaagagagagagacagagagatgggataggagaatgaaggtaatttaagaaggattgattagtagaaacaaatgatttcaagaagtcgtcagtgggaaaaagaaggaactggttggaaagggtagtcacagagagatggatGTGAGAAGGGATGTGTTTTTGCGGGAGGAGAGAAAGCAAGCAGCAGGGGAAAGCGGCAGCCGCTTGGttcctttggctgaagaaaacaaatggttatttaaagagacaaattgctcttacaagatgttaactgattgaatatttgtttctttagatacataatggttatgaatattaaagaatatgatcagaaatgtggtatatagtttgaaagggttatttcaaaaagtttaattgatgttttcaagaacttttcagattctttttatgtgaaaataggaagttttaattaactgtattgatgccaattatctgaaatgGGACTTTAAGGATAATAgcttttgccttcttccttttgaaaatgtttttgttgtgaaccatatgtagtttgggatttttctgtatattgggtattttaaaagcaaaatgattggtatattaaatgtattcaagatgcaacatctacttgggtatataagaattgtgtgaattttctgggataaatttcttactgttattgatataaggtcatggtaaataactgagatttatttgaaactttgaagacaaaattctttgggcttgtaattaatgctatttggaagttttaaagctccactcttcagtgtgctgaagattgagttttaactgcttatattatgttatagttatgttcttgcattttttcctcctgtgactgatttctatgatcagaacaatagttaataagaactgttaatgtaattcaaatatgtcataccttgctgtttccaatctggttatatgtaatcattatatcctaaatacttaggcaaataagtatttagcctggtcatttgtctgttactggatatttgtgttttatttttaaaatttttttttttaatgataagaggacaatttacaattgtctgtgaaacctaactgctatttattggaactatagctgtctgcctgtcctgtgaagcaagcttattccttcacacaggaactgctggccaatctatactggCCTCCCCACATATTGTTGCAGGTCCAGACTATTCTAACTTTgttagatttagttttttttttgtttttctagattttggtcaaattacagattattgaatctcttctgagacatggatcggCCCATCTGAAGCTTATATTGACACCACACCCACACCCCTGCATGGATTGAGCACTTTCGCCCatttctcagcctgaagcagctaagATCGAGACCATCGCcagtgctcctgatgtaatttggactgatatgggggaagtgggaaagtggttgatgaattattgttaaaattacaactctattactagagttagaaaaaaaatgcaaatattactgtgtgtttaagatttgggatggaaattattCAAAatggtaactattgctgttaaggaagttataatatgtttataatatctatgttcacttcagaatatgtaattgtttaaggtatttgatttgatttgatttgatttgattgattttaggaaactCCTCCTGTACTAGACTGTTATGTAtgtaggaactttaattcactcttgggatttatatgtggatggttatttgactatttattattattattttttggatgattcctttccatgaggaaaaaaaaagggagaggaagagatagggaactagagaaactggtggatttttctcaaaatacctaaaagagtgggaacccttagttttctttcacttttgccttacgtacttctgccccaccccctataccaccagttcagattgaattggaagtccttaaacaatcctttttgtttttactatgttttagctttgaaatcccttattctgtggaattgccctggcagactcagttttgggaactattctgttttaaagaaatctctaagataaagacacttgtcttgggactggcaatctccagccctgtaaccccagtttcttaactggtacctcagcatttttaataacattgcccttttgagatcaagcctctaaagtttggggtttgcctgccttcatgttctaactgtgcatgctctgatagctctgctcagaaatctgtattctagtagcagccctgtctgtccccctgagtggggacaggtggagctacactaagcctcacccttctcccctggagtgggttgcccctctgaatgggcagcatgactgtctcgagccctgctactccctctataagcagaagctgagttaagtgcacaaatgactgcagaccccctaacacagtgaactgtccatctcaaactggattctctgactgagatgagggcctttgtactgctgataactctggggttgtcaggaagagacttgtccttgccataagtccttgcattttctagtttcattttgatttatttgcctcacattggattggtaaaaattatggtgctgagacctcccaggtatcttagggaggtaattcaataattcaaatattcagaagaagagtgtgtaatgttgtgcctcagtttccctaggttgtcatctttatttatctttgtatttttatgtttgccaaatgccaatctgttctgtgataactgtttctaagatagttggtggaagcaatttttatggtatgaacttattgcagtcaatggtattatcctgttgctgctatgtctatcctgtataattacattagtaaccagaatagttcagtggtccctatcaaaatattgcatacagaaaatgctattaaaatgatgattcttcagagaaaagactggaatgtattaaagagggatgatcttgattgtgaacttgataaacaatgtatagatatattaactgattttgaaaagtgtgtaagttcttcatagaaatgtgataaaaatcatttacatattagaaggggggagctgtggggaatagataaggtgaagaacttacaggaatgtatgaattctttttctgtattttattatttctgtgtctcccctatgacctgtatatgtgcaggctcatatctacttgagccttggccagctagaaacatatttacttaacctgaactgatgacatttattggtatttgacatttatcaatatttagtctattagctggaccactgtctgcttgattaagcctgaaggcctgactttgtttcccagaaatcaggagatttcagggaaatagaaaccttccattccaatctccccaactagcaacaaccaattagatgcctccccctccccttctcaatgctctcttacttgtgatgtaatttcttgtataaaagctatgtatttttactacttctttagccctcctaccgcgagcttatcttgcgatgggacggctcatcctccggaggtttttcaataaacaacttttctgccttctactgagggatctctgagtagtcattttgggtaagggtcttctacatccctcacattcTTGAGCTCTGTCCCTTTCTGTGTTTCTAACCTCTGTCCTACATCGCAAGGACCTAGAAGGGTCACAAGCCTTTAGCGTCTTCCTCTTCATCCCCTCAAGGAGAAGACCATGCTTCAGACGGAGAGGAAATGTAGCTCCAGATTCTTCCACAGAAACTGGGACCTTCGGCAGCTGCCGGTAAGAAGGGGCGCTCCCCACCTGTCAGTCCCATATCACCTTTCTCCAAAATCTGTCGCATCTccatttctctcccccttctgtCGGTCCTCCCCCGTCTCTTCCCCTGTCCCCTTCATCAGCCTCTCCCTCACAACGCCTCTCATCTCTCCCCTCACAGCTGTCAGTTCGGCCCGTGCTCTTAGAGGCTGAGCTGAAATTGACTCTGGAGGTCTTGAAAGCCGTAACCAAGCCGGAGTTGGACAGCGTTCTGGCTCAGCCCCTACAAACGCTCAGCCACATCCACCAAGAGATCCAAAGCTGTGTGAGTACCGGAGGGTGGGCGGGGCTTCCCTGGACCAATGGGCATGGAGCTATTCCCTGTCTCTCAGGTGCTTGTGTCCCTTGCAGTGAGGCTGAGAGACTGCAATACCtgcatcccccctccccccacccatcAAATGCCTTGGTCCTCTTCGCTTTTATCAAGTCCACTCTCTCCCTACACAGGTGACTTCCAGCCCTCTAAAGAACACAGGCTTCCAGGACGCCTGAAGAATTGGCTGAACAAATTCAGTGAGGCCAGAAAGGTAAGTTAGAAAAGTTTCAGATCTACAACTAGCACCTGGGGGTCCAAGGGAGGAGTCAGAGGGGACCCCAGAGTCTGGGCAGCAAGAGACTCTGTCTCCCTCTGAGGTACTCAGGATTCCCCGGAGGAACTTATCCCTGTGTCTCTTCTCTTCAGGAGCCTCACAATTGCCTCGAAGCATCCATCATGCTCAATCTCTTCCGACTCTTGATCCAAGACCTCCGATGTGTAGCCTATGGGGACCTATGTTGAAGATCCAGACTGAGCCTGAAGTCTGAACCTGGACTTTAGCACTCCAAACTTTATTTATTGACCAACATAATTTATTCTAACTTATTTattccctccacccccaacaTAATGTATTCTAACTTATTTATTCTCTCCACCAATTTATTCTAGTTTATTTattccctccacccccaacaCTCACATACTTTATATGCCAGAGGATAGTTTTGtgcttttgttatattttattaaataaataaggaaacacaaaaaaattgaaagtctGTCGTTTTGTAGCCATTTTCTGTGTAACTATTTGTGGCGATAAGGAATTGTGATTGTGGGTTTCTGTATGTAGTTGTGAGCAGGTGAGATTGTGCATTTGTGGGTATGTGTATGTAACTGTAGATCTGTGTATAGCTGTGAACAGGGTTATGGATTTGTGAGTGCATTTGTGGGTTTGTGTATATAGTCACAGGTCTGTGTATGGCTGTGAGCAGGTGAGATTGTGGGTCTGTTTGTGGGTGTGTGTACTTGCAGGTCTGTGTATGGCTGTGAGCAGGTGAGATTGTGGGTCTGtcggtgtgtgtgtgtacttgcaGGTCTGTGTATGGCTGTGAGCAGGTGAGATTGTGGGTCAGtcggtgtgtgtgtgtacttgcaGGTCTGTGTATGGCTGTGAGCAGGTGAGATTGTGGGTCAGtcggtgtgtgtgtgtacttgcaGGTCTGTGTATGGCTGTGAGCAGGTGAGATTGTGGGTCTGTCTGTGGGTGTGTGTACTTGCAGGTCTGTGTATGGCTGTGAGCAGGTGAGATTGTGGGTCAGtcggtgtgtgtgtgtacttgcaGGTCTGTGTATGGTTGTGAGCAGGTGAGATTGTGGGTcagtcagtgtgtgtgtgtatttgcaggTCTGTGTATGGTTGTGAGCAGGTGAGATTGTGGGTCagtcggtgtgtgtgtgtgtacttgcaGGTCTGTGTATGGTTGTGAGCAGGTGAGATTGTGGGTCAGtcggtgtgtgtgtgtacttgcaGGTCTGTGTATGGCTGTGAGCAGGTGGGGTTGTGGGTCTGtctgtgggtgtgtgtgtgtacttgcaGGTCTGTGTATGGCTGTGAGCAGGTGGGGTTGTGGGtctgtgggtgtgtgtgtgtacttgcaGGTCTGTGTATGGCTGCGAGCAGGTGAGATTGTGGGTCTGtctgtgggtgtgtgtgtgtactggcAGGTCTGTGTATGGCTGTGAGCAGGTGAGATTGTGGGTCAGtcggtgtgtgtgtgtacttgcaGGTCTGTGTATGGCTGTGAGCAGGTGAGATTGTGGGTCagtcggtgtgtgtgtgtgtgtatttgcaggTCTGTGTATGGCTGTGAGCAGGTGAGATTGTGGGTCTGtctgtgggtgtgtgtgtgttacttGCAGGTCTGTGTATGGCTGTGAGCAGGTGAGATTGTGGGTCAGtcggtgtgtgtgtgtacttgcaGGTCTGTGTATGGTTGTGAGCAGGTGAGATTGTGGGTCTgtctgtggtgtgtgtgtgtacttgcaGGTCTGTGTATGGCTGTGAGCAGGTGAGACTGTGGGTCAGTCGGTGTGTGTGCGTACTTGCAGGTCTGTGTATGGCTGTGAGCAGGTGAGATTGTGGGTCAGTCGGTGTGTGTGCGTACTTGCAGGTCTGTGTATGGTTGTGAGCAGGTGAGATTGTGGGTCAGtcggtgtgtgtgtgtacttgcaGGTCTGTGTATGGCTGTGAGCAGGTGAGATTGTGGGTCAGtcggtgtgtgtgtgtacttgcaGGTCTGTGTATGGTTGTGAGCAGGTGAGATTGTGGGTCagtcggtgtgtgtgtgtgtacttgcaGGTCTGTGTATGGTTGTGAGCAGTGAGATTGTGGGTCAGtcggtgtgtgtgtgtacttgcaGGTCTGTGTATGGCTGTGAGCAGGTGAGATTGTGGGTCAGtcggtgtgtgtgtgtacttgcaGGTCTGTGTATGGCTGTGAGCAGGTGAGATTGTGGGTCAGtcggtgtgtgtgtgtacttgcaGGTCTGTGTATGGCTGTGAGCAGGTGAGATTGTGGGTCAGtcggtgtgtgtgtgtacttgcaGGTCTGTGTATGGCTGTGAGCAGGTGAGATTGTGGGTCAGtcggtgtgtgtgtgtacttgcaGGTCTGTGTATGGCTGTGAGCAGGTGAGATTGTGGGTCTGTCTGTGGGTGTGTGTACTTGCAGGTCTGTGTATGGTTGTGAGCAGGTGAGATTGTGGGTCAGtcggtgtgtgtgtgtacttgcaGGTCTGTGTATGGCTGTGAGCAGGTGAGATTGTGGGTCAGtcggtgtgtgtgtgtacttgcaGGTCTGTGTATGGCTGTGAGCAGGTGAGATTGTGGGTCTGTCTGTGGGTGTGTGTACTTGCAGGTCTGTGTATGGTTGTGAGCAGGTGGGGTTGTGGGTTTGTATGTGTGGGTATAAGTTGGACTGTGGGAATGTTGGTGTCTGTGTGCAGTGACCTGGATCTCAGTGTGGGTGCAGCCTGGGTCTCCTTTGACCTTACTTGTGGGCTCCACTTTTCTGGGAAGGTAGCACCTGGCCTGGAAGATTAGATTTCAGGGAATAGGGTCTCCAGTCAATCAATATTGGCTGACCCTGAGTTCCTTGGGCACAGGTGATGGGTGCCGGGGAAACGGTGTGCCCTCTTAGAGCAGCCACTTGGATGCTGGGTTTGGGAGAGCAGGAGGGGTCAAGTTAAAACTCCCAGGTGCTGGAATCCCACTGCCTACCCTTGCCCCTTATCTCTTCCTGGCCAGGTTTTCCCCTTCCCACAATCTCTCCCAAGGCTCTTATAAGGAGGTTGGGGAGCAAGGAGGACAGGTGCCTGTGTGATCTCTGCCTTTAACTATGGCACCATTTCTCTTGCCATCACTCCTCCTGTTGGCCCTTCTGAGGGCCCTGCCGGGCACCCAGGCCGCGTGTCCCGTCCCTGCCACCCTGAAGCCCGCCGAGGGACCCCGAGAATGTGCCCGCCTTTATGACAAGAGTGACGCCTACTATGAGAATTGCTGTGCTGGAGCTCAGCTGAGCCTGGAGCCCGGGGTCGACCTGCCGTACCTGCCCTCCGACTGGTACCACAAAGCCTCCTCCCTGGTGGTGGGTCCCCGCTGTGAGCTCACAGTCTGGTCTCGCTCCGGCAAAGGGGGCAAGACCCGAAAGTTCTCATCCGGAGCCTACCCTCGGCTGGCAGAGTTTCGCCTCGGAATATTTGGCGATTGGAATAACGCCATAGGGGCTCTCTACTGCAAGTGTTACTAAGCTGGCCTGGGACCCCTCCTCACCCATCGCAGCCCAAGCCTTGTACCCTGATCCCATACCCTCCTCATTGCCACCTGTGACTGCTGACTGGCCAAATGCCCAGGTGAGCACCTGATCCCAACTCTGGTGCCCCGAGACTATGAACCACCAACTGCAGGGATTCAGGAGACTAAGTTCCCAGAGCTTCGCTTCCAAGAGCCCCGGAGTTCAGCCCATTAGCCTTCTAGGGCTAGAGGAGTCCACTCTCACCCAGAATCCTAAAGTTAGCTAGGGTCCTGTATCCCTTCCGGGAGTCCCAACTGGGCCCCTTGTTCTATCCTATATGCCATCATCTGGACCCCAGAGCTGACctggactgtggagactgagctAAGAGTGAGTCAGGAAACCAGGCACTTAACTTGGACCCAGCCAGGAAGCCCATAGGAAGCTCACCTgacccttcttccttttcctcctcactcCAGGTCCTTCGCCCCCTTTTTCTGCCCCATCGCTCACTCCTGCTGATCAGCTGGGGACGGTCTCAGATGCTGGCTCACCCCCTCAATAAAGAGCTTTTGTGAAAATATTCAataccttctcttcctctttaggGGAGTCAGACTCAGTGTCAAAACTCACTTGAAGTTTGAGAGCTCTGTAGAGCATCGTCCCCATTGGAGAGTCAAATTCagggatcaaagaaaaaatacagaaatagggACAAAGTCACACACCACGACTTTAATCTAGACATTTctataggaaaagatgatgaggAAGAAACTTTGGGAGAACATCCCACAAAACATAACCCAGGGAGATCTCTAGGGAAGGCTTTGGTGTCCCCAAGGGAGGTACTGAGGTAACTATGAAGGGTCTTCAGGGAATATTGAGGAAATATGGAGTTCTTAAGGAAGATATTATTTGGGATGTGAGCAGTGTTTAGGGAGATATTAGGGGTTtctgggaaataaaataaaaggatatttaGAGCAATGATTTTGAGGGGAGATGAAGGGTTCCAAGTGAGTTGTTTAGAGAAAATAAATCTCTGAAGGGATTTTCAGGAGATGAGAATGCATTAGAGAGATATTAGAATGAACAGGTCACTGTGAAGAGACTTTTTGGGAAGGATGAGATGACcctatgtggattttttttttgaatttgagaATGGCGTGGGAATCCTTGAGGGGATACTCTCCCGGAGAAGAGACGTTCTTAAGGGGGACAATCAGGGGTTTAGGGGAGAAAAGGCGGGGTCCTCAGGGCATATTTGACAAGATATTTTGGAATTCCCAGAACAGGTTTGGGAGAAATAAATTGGGAGGATATTTGAGAGGATTTGAGGGATTCCTAGAAATTTTAGGAGCTGGGGGTTCCTTTGGTGGAGGTGTTTGGGATGAATTGATTTTGGTTTCTTGGGAAAATATCTGGCCTAAGAGGAGCAATATATTTGGGAGGAGAGGAGGTGTGCTTAAGTGGGGCAGGCAGGAATTAGGAAAGTGTGGCCCAGCCTGGAGGGTCAAGTTCTAACTCTGataaatattagctgtgtgaccccagataAGTCAGCCTCTCCAGAGACAAAAATAATACACAACATAAGCAGAGGGAGTGTCCACAAGGGGAATTCCTTACCCTGATGataaaaccaaaaaagagaaaagagcctTCCCAGAAAGTGAGGGAGATCACCTGAAAGAGGGATCAAGgacaggagggagagaaggggtcCCTGGGGCAGAGATGCACGAGGGGTGACAGGCTATGTTTGTAGCTGCACGGACACTGAGGAGTCAGTCACCCGAGTTCTCCGGAACCC
Proteins encoded in this region:
- the LOC127556140 gene encoding interferon lambda-3-like, whose protein sequence is MLQTERKCSSRFFHRNWDLRQLPLSVRPVLLEAELKLTLEVLKAVTKPELDSVLAQPLQTLSHIHQEIQSCVTSSPLKNTGFQDA
- the SYCN gene encoding syncollin — encoded protein: MAPFLLPSLLLLALLRALPGTQAACPVPATLKPAEGPRECARLYDKSDAYYENCCAGAQLSLEPGVDLPYLPSDWYHKASSLVVGPRCELTVWSRSGKGGKTRKFSSGAYPRLAEFRLGIFGDWNNAIGALYCKCY